One Aegilops tauschii subsp. strangulata cultivar AL8/78 chromosome 7, Aet v6.0, whole genome shotgun sequence genomic window carries:
- the LOC109782289 gene encoding F-box protein At5g07610-like: MSVPAESSHPGEEGRASPHARYTKQSGTATDRLTDDLLVEILSRVPAKSLFRFRCVSSHWLALIDHPYHRKRLPQTPAGFFYDNKYTVEWFLQPPLHFTSFPGKRCPPIDTSCSFLPNHERIHLLDCCNGLLLCRWCDASAEGEESRYVVCNPATEKWVVLPSSGKATSEVATARLGFDPALSPHFHVFELVEEQEPNWHPHIAGVAVYSSQTGGWVYKEQRWNKQIRPIDRLSTFVFLDGYLHFQANARRLSSHLAVVDTEGETWMSFSVPGGLVDGFIQRSQGRLHYANFQRGGDSVIRLVVYVLNDYQSRKWILKHSIEASHIFRGMDAYLLGRFGWAAMDFGWIAIHPECNTIFFTAGCYTTFMCYNMDLRQVKVISNLEDGQPPYLPYVPLYAELQSLQI, translated from the coding sequence ATGTCGGTCCCCGCAGAGAGCTCTCACCCGGGGGAGGAAGGTCGCGCTTCTCCTCATGCCCGGTACACGAAGCAGAGCGGGACGGCGACcgacaggctcaccgacgatctCCTCGTCGAGATCCTCTCGCGCGTCCCCGCCAAGTCGCTCTTCCGCTTCAGGTGCGTCTCCAGCCACTGGCTGGCCCTCATCGACCACCCCTACCACCGCAAAAGGCTCCCCCAAACCCCGGCCGGCTTCTTCTACGACAACAAGTACACCGTCGAGTGGTTTCTGCAACCACCTCTCCACTTCACCAGTTTCCCGGGGAAACGGTGCCCTCCGATCGACACCTCTTGCTCCTTCCTGCCCAACCATGAGCGCATCCATCTGTTGGACTGCTGCAACGGCCTCCTCCTCTGCCGCTGGTGCGACGCCTCCGCCGAGGGTGAAGAGTCCCGTTACGTCGTGTGCAATCCCGCCACGGAGAAGTGGGTGGTGTTGCCGAGCTCCGGCAAGGCCACCAGCGAGGTGGCCACCGCTCGTTTGGGCTTCGACCCAGCCCTGTCGCCGCATTTCCATGTGTTTGAGTTGGTAGAGGAGCAGGAGCCAAACTGGCACCCTCACATCGCCGGAGTGGCAGTGTATTCGTCTCAAACTGGAGGATGGGTTTATAAGGAACAGAGATGGAACAAACAAATTAGGCCCATTGATCGTCTGTCGACATTTGTCTTTCTTGATGGCTATCTGCATTTTCAAGCCAATGCTCGTCGGTTATCCAGTCATCTAGCTGTGGTAGACACAGAGGGGGAAACATGGATGAGCTTCAGTGTCCCTGGTGGTTTGGTTGACGGTTTTATTCAGCGGTCGCAGGGCCGGCTGCATTATGCCAATTTTCAGAGAGGTGGAGATAGTGTCATTAGATTGGTAGTTTATGTTCTGAACGACTATCAAAGCAGAAAATGGATATTGAAGCACAGCATCGAAGCTTCACACATATTTCGAGGGATGGATGCCTACCTTCTTGGTCGTTTTGGATGGGCTGCGATGGATTTTGGTTGGATTGCGATTCATCCGGAATGCAACACGATATTCTTCACTGCTGGGTGTTATACCACATTCATGTGCTATAATATGGATCTTCGACAAGTCAAAGTGATCTCCAATCTGGAAGATGGCCAGCCGCCATATCTGCCATATGTGCCATTGTATGCAGAGTTACAGTCATTGCAAATTTGA